One genomic region from Pseudoduganella dura encodes:
- a CDS encoding type VI lipase adapter Tla3 domain-containing protein, with protein MTAKLFASTPPSHPNLVKYILFAALTIIIVSFIWLIFQETFFHVEMETTMNKIRWLSISILIAFSACFGSWFFTNKTVTSHQKDWQKRSDQPKQEKTKALNLQAHREYALEVISLGITVEKYRQNSLWKILQAGQPYESIREQDPKKYDWQRFDKDGVSGSRACDALENGAGPSPTHWGVPTFYAGSPIADPDGQPSAMDPMAGLASSAIGTGIAWHLFVTGPWKLSERPDDLLEEVFAFFDSHPDLPYVVLLSEDSLSTRNDNLPHGALKLVKDGYYIPAMPDSTAVFILARRERVEPLRPFAWKDPDNDYLQETLRRTYFALQDKVPTAERLANPEKLVPVGRQPTVAEWLATADAFAKGKRTDASLVAPILGNFKHWNHQPPKNWKPTPWFPVPWNGNQLAAFDNLPTLGFIHRPVFVRFEDEHGKPVTRREQRQKLLEAGWQQALKTLPEAERAKGPARIIGAFGNHTEQRIAFEGMLHHYAEQGGPEIDTGNMAQFIGTDHRIGNMGAATFFVQMALGVMGSYNAGGTSAAVNMREADGASIVFISPPSDDKRKQQGEQFRHNVEPAIDSKNYEMPVVD; from the coding sequence ATGACTGCAAAGCTTTTCGCCTCAACTCCTCCCAGCCATCCGAATTTAGTGAAATATATACTATTCGCAGCATTAACGATCATCATCGTAAGCTTTATATGGCTCATATTTCAGGAAACTTTTTTTCACGTAGAAATGGAAACAACTATGAATAAAATACGATGGCTCAGCATTTCAATTTTGATCGCCTTTTCAGCATGTTTTGGTAGTTGGTTTTTTACTAATAAGACGGTTACTAGCCACCAGAAGGATTGGCAAAAGCGGTCAGATCAACCTAAACAAGAGAAAACAAAGGCGCTGAATCTGCAAGCTCATCGAGAATACGCATTGGAAGTAATCAGCCTCGGCATTACTGTCGAAAAATACCGGCAAAATTCATTGTGGAAAATTCTTCAGGCAGGACAACCCTACGAGAGTATTAGAGAACAGGATCCAAAAAAATATGATTGGCAAAGATTCGACAAGGATGGGGTTTCAGGCTCTAGAGCATGTGATGCACTTGAAAATGGAGCTGGTCCATCACCAACTCACTGGGGGGTCCCAACCTTCTATGCTGGATCGCCAATAGCCGATCCAGATGGACAGCCGAGCGCAATGGATCCGATGGCCGGGCTAGCGAGCAGTGCAATTGGTACCGGCATAGCGTGGCATTTGTTTGTTACTGGCCCTTGGAAGCTGTCTGAAAGACCTGATGATTTACTAGAGGAAGTATTTGCTTTTTTCGATTCTCATCCTGATCTCCCATACGTGGTTCTCCTATCTGAAGACAGTTTGAGCACAAGAAACGACAACCTTCCTCATGGAGCACTTAAATTAGTTAAAGATGGCTATTACATCCCCGCCATGCCAGACTCTACCGCCGTATTTATTCTTGCCCGCCGCGAACGCGTCGAACCGCTGCGTCCTTTTGCTTGGAAAGACCCGGATAACGACTATCTCCAAGAGACACTTCGTAGAACATATTTCGCGCTGCAAGACAAAGTACCTACTGCCGAAAGACTCGCAAATCCTGAAAAACTGGTTCCTGTAGGCCGCCAACCCACTGTCGCCGAATGGCTCGCCACTGCCGATGCGTTCGCCAAAGGCAAACGCACCGATGCCAGCCTTGTCGCGCCCATCTTGGGGAACTTCAAACACTGGAATCACCAGCCGCCAAAGAACTGGAAACCAACCCCGTGGTTCCCTGTTCCCTGGAACGGCAACCAGCTTGCCGCGTTCGACAATTTGCCCACGCTCGGCTTCATCCATCGCCCCGTGTTCGTCCGTTTCGAAGACGAGCACGGCAAGCCGGTGACACGCCGAGAGCAGCGGCAGAAATTGCTGGAAGCCGGCTGGCAGCAGGCACTGAAAACACTGCCCGAAGCGGAGCGCGCCAAGGGCCCGGCCCGCATTATCGGCGCCTTCGGCAATCACACCGAACAACGGATTGCCTTCGAAGGCATGTTGCACCACTACGCCGAACAGGGCGGTCCGGAAATCGATACCGGCAACATGGCGCAGTTCATCGGTACCGACCACCGGATCGGCAACATGGGCGCGGCGACCTTCTTCGTGCAGATGGCGCTGGGCGTGATGGGCAGCTACAACGCCGGCGGCACGTCAGCCGCCGTCAACATGCGCGAAGCCGATGGCGCCAGCATCGTGTTCATCAGCCCACCTTCCGACGACAAGCGCAAGCAGCAGGGGGAACAATTTCGGCACAACGTGGAACCGGCAATCGATTCGAAGAATTATGAGATGCCGGTTGTCGATTGA
- the rpsL gene encoding 30S ribosomal protein S12 — MPTINQLIRSPRTALVVKSKSPALENCPQKRGVCTRVYTTTPKKPNSALRKVAKVRLTNGFEVISYIGGEGHNLQEHSVVLLRGGRVKDLPGVRYHMVRGSLDTQGVKDRKQARSKYGAKRAKAKK, encoded by the coding sequence ATGCCAACCATCAATCAATTGATTCGCAGCCCACGTACCGCACTGGTCGTGAAAAGCAAATCGCCGGCACTTGAAAACTGCCCGCAAAAGCGTGGCGTGTGCACCCGCGTGTACACCACCACTCCTAAGAAGCCTAACTCGGCACTGCGTAAAGTTGCCAAGGTACGCCTGACCAACGGTTTCGAAGTCATTTCGTACATCGGCGGTGAAGGCCACAACCTGCAGGAGCACAGTGTCGTGCTGCTGCGCGGCGGTCGTGTCAAAGACTTGCCGGGTGTGCGTTACCACATGGTTCGCGGCTCGCTGGATACCCAGGGCGTCAAGGACCGTAAGCAAGCTCGCTCGAAGTACGGTGCGAAGCGCGCTAAGGCCAAGAAGTAA
- the tuf gene encoding elongation factor Tu, translating to MAKGKFERTKPHVNVGTIGHVDHGKTTLTAAIATVLSKKFGGEAKAYDQIDAAPEEKARGITINTAHVEYETAARHYAHVDCPGHADYIKNMITGAAQMDGAILVCSAADGPMPQTREHILLARQVGVPYIIVFLNKCDLVDDAELLELVEMEVRELLSKYEFPGDDLPIIKGSARMALEGQPGEMGEECIIRLADALDTYIPTPERAVDGAFLMPVEDVFSISGRGTVVTGRVERGVVKVGEEIEIVGIIDTVKTTCTGVEMFRKLLDQGQAGDNVGLLLRGTKREDVQRGQVLAKPGSIKPHNHFTGEIYVLSKDEGGRHTPFFNNYRPQFYFRTTDVTGSIELPADKEMVMPGDNVSITVKLISPIAMEEGLRFAIREGGRTVGAGVVAKIIA from the coding sequence ATGGCAAAAGGTAAGTTTGAGCGGACTAAACCGCACGTCAACGTCGGCACCATCGGTCACGTCGACCACGGCAAAACCACGCTGACGGCTGCGATCGCAACGGTGCTGTCGAAGAAATTCGGCGGCGAAGCCAAAGCCTACGACCAGATCGACGCTGCTCCGGAAGAAAAAGCACGCGGCATCACGATCAACACCGCGCACGTCGAGTACGAAACCGCTGCCCGTCACTACGCGCACGTTGACTGCCCAGGCCACGCCGACTACATCAAGAACATGATTACCGGTGCTGCGCAGATGGACGGCGCGATCCTGGTGTGCTCCGCGGCCGACGGCCCGATGCCACAGACCCGCGAGCACATCCTGCTGGCGCGTCAGGTTGGCGTTCCTTACATCATCGTGTTCCTGAACAAGTGCGACCTGGTCGACGATGCAGAACTGCTGGAACTGGTCGAAATGGAAGTGCGCGAGCTGCTGTCGAAGTACGAGTTCCCTGGCGACGACCTGCCGATCATCAAAGGTTCGGCACGTATGGCCCTGGAAGGCCAGCCTGGCGAAATGGGCGAAGAGTGCATCATCCGTCTGGCCGATGCTCTGGACACCTACATCCCGACGCCTGAGCGCGCTGTGGACGGCGCCTTCCTGATGCCTGTGGAAGACGTGTTCTCGATCTCCGGCCGCGGTACCGTGGTGACCGGTCGTGTCGAGCGCGGCGTGGTGAAAGTCGGCGAAGAAATCGAAATCGTCGGCATCATCGACACCGTCAAGACCACCTGCACCGGCGTGGAAATGTTCCGCAAGCTGCTGGACCAGGGTCAAGCCGGCGACAACGTTGGCCTGCTGCTGCGCGGCACCAAGCGTGAAGACGTGCAGCGTGGCCAGGTTCTGGCCAAGCCAGGCTCGATCAAGCCGCACAACCACTTCACCGGCGAGATCTATGTTCTGTCGAAAGACGAAGGCGGCCGTCACACCCCGTTCTTCAACAACTATCGCCCACAGTTCTACTTCCGTACGACGGACGTGACCGGCTCGATCGAGCTGCCAGCGGACAAAGAGATGGTCATGCCGGGCGACAACGTGTCGATCACCGTCAAGCTGATCTCCCCGATCGCTATGGAAGAAGGCCTGCGCTTCGCAATCCGTGAAGGCGGCCGTACCGTCGGCGCCGGTGTTGTTGCCAAGATCATCGCCTAA
- the fusA gene encoding elongation factor G, producing the protein MARKTPIERYRNIGISAHIDAGKTTTTERVLFYTGVNHKIGEVHDGAATMDWMEQEQERGITITSAATTCFWKGMANNFPEHHINIIDTPGHVDFTIEVERSMRVLDGACMVYCAVGGVQPQSETVWRQANKYKVPRLAFVNKMDRTGANFFKVYEQMRARLKANPVLIQIPIGAEENFTGVIDLVKMKAIIWDDASQGMKFDYKDIPAELADSAAEWREKMVEAAAESSEELMNKYLEEGDLTEAEIKQALRDRTIASEIVPMLCGTAFKNKGVQAMLDAVIEYLPSPLDIPPVKGTDDDEAPVTRKAADDEKFSALAFKIMTDPFVGQLAFFRVYSGAVNSGDTVLNSVKNRKERLGRILQMHANQREEIKEVRAGDIAAAVGLKDVTTGETLCDPSAVIILERMVFPEPVIQQAVEPKTKSDQEKMGLALNRLAQEDPSFRVKTDEESGQTIIGGMGELHLEIIVDRMKREFGVEATVGKPQVAYRETIRKAVTDVEGKFVKQSGGRGQYGHAVLTIEPQEPGKGFEFVDAIKGGVIPREYIPAVEKGVRETLNSGVLAGYPVVDVKVTVTFGSYHDVDSNENAFRMAGSMAFKDGCRKASPVILEPMMAVEVETPEDYAGNVMGDLSSRRGMVQGMDEIPGGGGKIIKAEVPLSEMFGYSTSLRSATQGRATYTMEFKHYSEAPKHVIDAIVTAKAK; encoded by the coding sequence ATGGCCCGCAAGACCCCCATCGAGCGCTACCGCAACATCGGTATTTCCGCTCACATCGACGCTGGTAAGACCACCACCACCGAACGCGTGCTGTTCTACACCGGCGTGAACCACAAGATTGGTGAAGTCCACGACGGCGCAGCCACCATGGACTGGATGGAGCAGGAACAAGAGCGCGGCATCACGATCACGTCGGCCGCGACGACCTGCTTCTGGAAGGGCATGGCGAACAACTTCCCTGAGCACCACATCAACATCATCGATACCCCGGGCCACGTCGACTTCACGATCGAAGTGGAACGTTCGATGCGCGTGCTCGATGGCGCCTGCATGGTGTATTGCGCAGTGGGTGGCGTGCAGCCGCAGTCGGAAACCGTGTGGCGTCAGGCTAACAAGTACAAAGTGCCACGCCTGGCCTTCGTCAACAAGATGGACCGTACCGGTGCCAACTTCTTCAAGGTCTACGAGCAGATGCGCGCTCGCCTGAAGGCGAACCCGGTCCTGATCCAGATCCCGATCGGCGCCGAAGAAAACTTCACCGGCGTGATCGACCTGGTCAAGATGAAAGCCATCATCTGGGACGACGCGTCCCAGGGCATGAAGTTCGACTACAAGGATATCCCTGCCGAGCTGGCCGATTCCGCTGCCGAGTGGCGCGAGAAGATGGTCGAAGCGGCTGCCGAATCGTCCGAAGAACTGATGAACAAGTACCTGGAAGAAGGCGACCTGACCGAAGCCGAGATCAAGCAGGCACTGCGTGACCGTACCATCGCTTCGGAAATCGTGCCGATGCTGTGCGGCACCGCGTTCAAGAACAAGGGCGTGCAGGCCATGCTCGACGCCGTCATCGAATACCTGCCTTCGCCGCTGGACATCCCGCCGGTCAAGGGCACCGACGACGACGAAGCGCCGGTCACCCGCAAGGCTGCCGACGACGAGAAATTCTCGGCGCTGGCATTCAAGATCATGACCGATCCGTTCGTGGGCCAGCTGGCGTTCTTCCGCGTGTACTCCGGTGCCGTGAATTCCGGCGACACCGTGCTGAACTCGGTGAAGAACCGCAAGGAACGCCTGGGCCGCATCCTGCAGATGCACGCCAACCAGCGTGAAGAGATCAAGGAAGTGCGCGCCGGTGACATCGCCGCAGCCGTGGGCCTGAAAGACGTGACCACCGGCGAAACGCTGTGCGATCCGTCGGCAGTGATCATCCTGGAACGCATGGTCTTCCCTGAGCCGGTGATCCAGCAGGCCGTCGAGCCGAAGACCAAGTCCGACCAGGAAAAAATGGGCCTGGCGCTGAACCGCCTGGCACAGGAAGATCCGTCGTTCCGCGTGAAGACCGACGAAGAATCCGGCCAGACCATCATCGGCGGCATGGGCGAGCTGCACCTGGAAATTATCGTCGACCGCATGAAGCGCGAATTCGGCGTGGAAGCCACCGTCGGCAAGCCGCAGGTTGCTTACCGCGAAACGATCCGCAAGGCCGTGACCGACGTCGAAGGCAAGTTCGTCAAGCAGTCCGGTGGTCGCGGCCAGTACGGCCACGCCGTGCTGACGATCGAGCCGCAGGAACCGGGCAAGGGCTTCGAGTTCGTCGACGCCATCAAGGGCGGTGTGATTCCTCGCGAATACATCCCTGCGGTGGAAAAAGGCGTGCGCGAAACGCTGAACAGCGGCGTGCTGGCCGGCTACCCGGTCGTCGACGTGAAAGTCACCGTGACCTTCGGTTCGTACCACGACGTGGACTCGAACGAAAACGCGTTCCGCATGGCCGGTTCGATGGCATTCAAGGACGGCTGCCGCAAGGCATCGCCGGTCATCCTGGAGCCGATGATGGCCGTGGAAGTGGAAACGCCGGAAGACTACGCCGGTAACGTGATGGGCGACCTGTCGTCCCGCCGCGGCATGGTGCAGGGCATGGACGAAATCCCGGGCGGCGGCGGCAAGATCATCAAGGCCGAAGTGCCACTGTCCGAAATGTTCGGTTACTCGACCTCGCTGCGTTCCGCAACGCAAGGCCGTGCAACGTACACGATGGAATTCAAGCACTACTCCGAAGCGCCGAAGCACGTTATCGACGCAATCGTGACCGCAAAAGCGAAGTAA
- a CDS encoding PAAR domain-containing protein → MRNVIRLGDLTTHGGKVISAKATHFKVAGIAVACVGDLCVCPIQGHSNCRIVSGSERHHINGVALAFEGDETSCGAKLISSLANFKTS, encoded by the coding sequence ATGCGTAACGTCATTCGCCTCGGCGACCTCACCACCCATGGTGGAAAAGTCATTTCGGCAAAAGCCACGCACTTCAAGGTTGCCGGCATTGCCGTGGCCTGCGTGGGGGACCTGTGCGTATGCCCAATCCAGGGTCACAGCAACTGCCGGATCGTCAGCGGATCGGAGCGGCATCATATCAACGGCGTGGCGCTGGCCTTCGAAGGCGACGAGACGAGCTGTGGTGCCAAGCTGATCTCAAGTTTGGCTAACTTCAAGACCAGCTGA
- a CDS encoding type VI lipase adapter Tla3 domain-containing protein, producing MNKLHWIAIILSFVALIFGGMWCVAKRKAIEQERTEQINASGLQQKSTTKHVDENRHKYILEVIGLGITVDKYRQDALWKILQKGNPYQSIREKDPKKYEWALFDKYGISGGRACDALENGAGPSPMYWGVPSFYAGSPIADPSAQPSLIDPIAGLAASAVGTGMAWHLFVTGQWQLSERPDQLLEEIFEFFDTYPDIPYVVLLSEDSLTTRDRNLPLESSRLVKDGFYIPEMPDSSSVLVLARRERVEPLRSFVWKDPDNDYLQETLRRTYFALQDNVPTPERQKNPGKLVPVGRQPTVAEWLATADAFAKGKRTDASLVAPILGNFKHWNHQPPKNWKPTPWFPVPWNSNQLAAFDNLPTLGFIHRPVFVRFEDEHGKPVTRREQRQKLLEAGWQQALQTLPEAERAKGPARIIGAFGNHTEQRIAFEGMLHRYAEQGGPEIDTGNMAQFIGTDNRIGNMGAATFFVQMALGVMGSYNAGGISAAVNLRELGGASIVFVSPPPDDKRKQQGEQFRHNVEPAIDPKNYEVPAVE from the coding sequence ATGAATAAATTGCATTGGATTGCAATTATACTTTCATTTGTTGCATTAATTTTTGGCGGAATGTGGTGCGTAGCAAAGCGAAAGGCAATAGAGCAAGAACGGACAGAACAAATCAATGCATCTGGATTGCAACAGAAATCGACAACCAAACATGTCGATGAAAATAGGCATAAATATATTCTTGAAGTAATTGGACTAGGCATTACGGTCGATAAATATCGACAGGATGCGCTTTGGAAAATACTTCAAAAGGGCAACCCCTATCAAAGCATTCGAGAAAAAGATCCCAAGAAGTATGAGTGGGCCCTATTCGACAAATATGGCATTTCCGGTGGCAGAGCATGTGACGCGTTGGAGAATGGCGCCGGCCCCTCGCCAATGTACTGGGGCGTTCCTAGTTTCTATGCAGGCTCACCAATTGCAGATCCTTCAGCACAGCCTAGTTTGATTGATCCAATAGCCGGTTTGGCTGCTAGCGCGGTAGGTACGGGCATGGCATGGCATTTATTTGTTACTGGCCAATGGCAGCTATCTGAACGGCCTGATCAATTGCTTGAAGAAATATTCGAATTTTTTGATACCTATCCAGACATTCCGTACGTGGTGCTCCTATCTGAAGATAGCCTTACAACTCGTGATCGCAATCTTCCTCTAGAGTCATCACGACTAGTCAAGGACGGTTTTTACATTCCTGAAATGCCCGACTCCTCCTCAGTACTTGTATTGGCACGTCGTGAGCGCGTGGAGCCTTTACGATCTTTTGTATGGAAAGACCCCGATAATGACTATCTGCAGGAAACACTGCGTAGAACGTATTTTGCGCTTCAAGATAATGTTCCAACCCCCGAGCGTCAGAAAAATCCTGGAAAACTGGTTCCAGTAGGCCGCCAACCCACTGTCGCCGAATGGCTCGCCACTGCCGATGCGTTCGCCAAAGGCAAACGCACCGATGCCAGCCTTGTCGCGCCCATCTTGGGGAACTTCAAACACTGGAATCACCAGCCGCCAAAGAACTGGAAACCAACCCCGTGGTTCCCTGTTCCCTGGAACAGCAACCAGCTTGCCGCGTTCGACAATTTGCCCACGCTCGGCTTCATCCATCGCCCCGTGTTCGTCCGTTTCGAAGACGAGCACGGCAAGCCGGTGACACGCCGAGAGCAGCGGCAGAAATTGCTGGAAGCCGGCTGGCAGCAGGCACTGCAAACACTGCCCGAAGCGGAGCGCGCCAAGGGCCCGGCCCGCATTATCGGCGCCTTCGGCAACCACACCGAACAACGGATTGCCTTCGAAGGCATGTTGCACCGTTACGCCGAACAGGGCGGTCCGGAAATCGATACCGGCAACATGGCGCAGTTCATCGGCACCGACAACCGCATCGGCAACATGGGCGCGGCGACCTTCTTTGTACAGATGGCGCTGGGCGTGATGGGCAGCTACAACGCCGGCGGCATATCGGCCGCCGTTAACCTGCGTGAACTCGGCGGCGCCAGCATCGTATTCGTCAGCCCGCCACCGGACGACAAGCGCAAGCAGCAGGGGGAACAATTCCGACACAACGTCGAGCCTGCGATCGATCCGAAGAATTACGAGGTGCCGGCTGTCGAGTGA
- the rpsG gene encoding 30S ribosomal protein S7 has translation MPRRREVPKREILPDPKFGNTEVAKFVNVLMLSGKKSVAENIIYGAFDHIQQKSGKDPLEVFTAAINNAKPMVEVKSRRVGGANYQVPVEVRPVRRLALSMRWLREAANKRSEKSMPQRLGGELLEAAEGRGGAMKRRDEVHRMAEANKAFSHFRF, from the coding sequence ATGCCACGTCGTCGTGAAGTACCCAAGCGCGAAATTCTGCCGGATCCAAAATTCGGCAACACCGAAGTCGCCAAGTTCGTTAACGTGTTGATGCTGTCCGGCAAAAAGTCGGTCGCAGAAAACATCATCTACGGTGCGTTCGACCATATCCAGCAAAAATCCGGCAAGGATCCACTGGAAGTGTTCACCGCAGCAATCAACAACGCCAAGCCAATGGTTGAAGTGAAGTCCCGCCGTGTCGGCGGCGCCAACTACCAGGTGCCGGTTGAAGTGCGCCCAGTGCGCCGCCTGGCCCTGTCGATGCGCTGGCTGCGTGAAGCTGCGAACAAGCGCAGCGAAAAATCCATGCCGCAACGCCTCGGTGGCGAGCTGCTGGAAGCTGCGGAAGGCCGCGGCGGCGCGATGAAGCGTCGTGACGAGGTGCACCGTATGGCTGAAGCGAACAAAGCGTTCTCGCACTTCCGCTTCTAA
- a CDS encoding phosphoethanolamine transferase codes for MFPLPPLPSPPALPRPAHLFILLSYLALSLVPWIRVLLGNPLEHGWHILGIEIAAWTAVWAVFKRPAYFHWLLIPAFMALPTEIYLLVFYGQGISTHHLGILAETSPMEALEFLGQKVWTMVAVMALVAAWWVMTFRAARLTRGLDWQGPSRPLALALLGVFALLAAYAWEFGAGQPPAASASASAASAGASAGGSRGAHVTGWKLAPLPGWARPPLPFAVFIDSWPFGLAARGIDFYRERRYLAELNETSRHFRFGADQPGADDVPETIVLVIGESARQDRWRLFGYSRDTNPLLGQEANLVPLPDVITAVSATRLSVPVIISRKPARQSLKDGFSEKSFITAYKEAGFRTWWLSNQISFGKFDTPVSVFAREADVVQFTNLGGFSAKSNLDEVLFEPLRLAMADPSPKKLIVLHTLGSHWNYSQRHPQSFDRWRPSLFGIDKPVYTDLAIKEQLNNSYDNAILYTDWFLAQVIDRLKSTRHPTAMLYVADHGQTLYDGSCRLAFHGHNTQHEFRVPAFMWYSDGYGDRYPGKVRELRRHRKAKLATENMFHTLLDMADIRYPGERLEWSFVSPAFQRHTRWVDSYGWTDYDNATFRGDCREVIAKKPKQR; via the coding sequence ATGTTCCCGCTGCCGCCGCTGCCTTCCCCGCCCGCCCTGCCCCGCCCTGCCCACCTGTTCATCCTGCTCAGCTACCTGGCGCTGTCGCTGGTACCGTGGATCCGCGTGCTGCTCGGCAACCCGCTCGAACACGGCTGGCACATCCTCGGCATCGAGATCGCCGCCTGGACCGCCGTCTGGGCCGTGTTCAAGCGCCCCGCCTATTTCCACTGGCTGCTGATCCCGGCATTCATGGCGCTGCCGACGGAAATCTACCTGCTGGTGTTTTACGGGCAGGGCATTTCCACGCACCACCTCGGCATCCTGGCCGAAACGAGCCCGATGGAAGCGCTCGAGTTCCTCGGCCAGAAAGTCTGGACGATGGTGGCCGTGATGGCACTGGTCGCCGCCTGGTGGGTCATGACATTCCGCGCCGCGCGGCTGACCCGCGGGCTGGACTGGCAGGGCCCGTCGCGCCCGCTGGCGCTGGCCCTGCTCGGCGTGTTCGCGCTGCTGGCGGCCTATGCGTGGGAATTCGGCGCCGGCCAGCCGCCGGCCGCCTCCGCATCGGCGTCGGCCGCATCGGCGGGCGCCTCCGCCGGCGGCAGCCGCGGCGCGCATGTCACCGGCTGGAAGCTGGCGCCGCTGCCGGGATGGGCCCGCCCGCCGCTGCCGTTCGCTGTCTTCATCGATTCCTGGCCGTTCGGCCTCGCCGCGCGCGGCATCGATTTCTACCGCGAACGGCGCTACCTCGCCGAGCTGAACGAAACCAGCCGGCATTTCCGCTTCGGCGCCGACCAGCCCGGGGCGGACGACGTGCCGGAAACGATCGTGCTGGTGATCGGCGAATCGGCGCGCCAGGATCGCTGGCGGCTGTTCGGCTACAGCCGCGACACCAACCCGCTGCTGGGGCAGGAAGCGAACCTGGTGCCGTTGCCGGACGTGATCACGGCGGTCTCGGCCACCCGGTTGTCGGTCCCCGTCATCATCTCCAGGAAGCCGGCACGCCAGAGCCTGAAGGACGGGTTCAGCGAAAAGTCGTTCATCACAGCCTACAAGGAAGCGGGCTTTCGCACGTGGTGGCTGTCGAACCAGATTTCGTTCGGCAAGTTCGACACCCCCGTTTCGGTGTTCGCGCGCGAGGCGGACGTGGTGCAGTTCACCAACCTGGGCGGCTTTTCGGCCAAGTCCAACCTCGACGAGGTGCTGTTCGAGCCGCTGCGCCTGGCCATGGCCGATCCCTCGCCCAAGAAGCTGATCGTGCTGCACACGCTGGGCAGCCACTGGAACTACAGCCAGCGCCATCCGCAGTCGTTCGACCGCTGGCGGCCGTCGCTGTTCGGCATCGACAAGCCGGTCTACACTGATCTCGCCATCAAGGAGCAGCTCAATAACAGCTACGACAACGCCATCCTGTATACAGACTGGTTCCTCGCCCAGGTGATCGATCGGCTGAAGTCCACCCGGCACCCCACCGCGATGCTGTACGTGGCCGACCACGGCCAGACACTGTACGACGGCAGTTGCCGCCTGGCCTTCCACGGCCACAACACCCAGCATGAATTCCGCGTGCCGGCATTCATGTGGTACTCGGACGGCTACGGCGACCGCTACCCCGGCAAGGTGCGCGAACTGCGCCGGCACCGCAAGGCGAAGCTGGCCACCGAAAACATGTTCCACACGCTGCTGGACATGGCCGACATCCGCTACCCCGGCGAGCGGCTCGAATGGAGCTTCGTCTCCCCCGCCTTCCAGCGCCACACGCGCTGGGTCGACAGCTACGGCTGGACCGACTACGACAACGCCACGTTCCGGGGCGACTGCCGCGAAGTGATCGCGAAAAAGCCGAAACAGCGCTGA
- a CDS encoding effector protein Tle3 domain-containing protein has translation MASIVVTSSSDRPCRADLRGNQIDADKLPSNSPRSRLPVKDQGPCEEVDPIDAATATANGGLLRWRKIRPDPSGHRHFPAVPEPLSSAELQRVSDLYNAENAPKDAARDDLFTVTQAYRDPSGVVKAIIQESPNAARLRWQQTVSAKSFHGVIIGSRENHRRVTAYDVAIGGGKASSDPNFYAYLCAVADWRLKKPQKSDKPRRGIMKWETFKEEFSIYWNDELPWRRTLIEGNSYYYNNGTLPECLPILFGKLWEIIISETMSGKQVTGRNK, from the coding sequence ATGGCTTCCATCGTCGTAACGAGCAGCAGCGACAGGCCGTGCCGCGCCGACCTGCGCGGCAACCAGATCGATGCGGACAAGTTGCCATCGAATTCCCCAAGGTCGCGCTTGCCTGTTAAGGACCAGGGTCCCTGCGAAGAAGTCGACCCGATCGATGCCGCGACCGCCACTGCCAATGGCGGCCTGCTCCGCTGGCGCAAGATCCGTCCCGATCCGTCGGGCCACCGGCATTTCCCGGCAGTGCCGGAGCCCCTGTCCAGTGCGGAACTGCAGCGTGTTTCAGACCTGTACAACGCGGAAAACGCACCGAAGGACGCTGCAAGGGACGACCTTTTTACCGTTACCCAGGCCTACCGCGATCCCAGCGGTGTCGTCAAGGCCATCATCCAGGAAAGCCCGAACGCAGCCCGACTGCGATGGCAACAGACCGTCAGTGCGAAGTCGTTCCATGGCGTGATCATCGGCAGCCGAGAAAACCATCGGCGCGTGACTGCGTATGACGTCGCCATTGGTGGAGGAAAAGCGAGTAGTGATCCGAATTTTTATGCGTATTTGTGCGCGGTGGCGGATTGGCGGTTGAAGAAGCCGCAGAAATCCGACAAACCGCGACGTGGAATAATGAAGTGGGAAACTTTCAAAGAAGAATTTTCAATTTATTGGAATGATGAACTCCCATGGCGCAGAACGCTTATTGAGGGCAATTCATACTATTACAATAACGGAACTCTTCCGGAATGCCTTCCTATACTCTTTGGAAAATTATGGGAAATAATTATTTCCGAAACAATGAGCGGCAAACAGGTAACCGGGAGAAATAAATGA
- the rpsJ gene encoding 30S ribosomal protein S10: protein MSTPNQKIRIRLKAFDYKLIDQSALEIVDTAKRTGAVVKGPVPLPTRIQRFDVLRSPHVNKTSRDQFEIRTHQRLMDIVDPTDKTVDALMKLDLPAGVDVEIKLQ from the coding sequence ATGTCCACCCCAAATCAAAAGATCCGCATCCGCCTGAAGGCTTTCGACTACAAACTGATCGACCAGTCCGCACTGGAAATCGTTGACACCGCCAAGCGCACCGGCGCCGTTGTCAAAGGTCCGGTTCCACTGCCGACCCGTATCCAGCGTTTCGACGTGCTGCGTTCCCCGCACGTGAACAAGACCTCGCGCGACCAGTTCGAAATCCGTACCCACCAGCGCCTGATGGACATCGTGGATCCAACCGACAAGACCGTCGACGCGCTGATGAAGCTGGACCTGCCAGCTGGCGTGGACGTCGAAATCAAGCTGCAATAA